Genomic window (Vitis riparia cultivar Riparia Gloire de Montpellier isolate 1030 chromosome 4, EGFV_Vit.rip_1.0, whole genome shotgun sequence):
tttttctctctcatgtgatttcttcttcccattatatatattgttaaagtcatatatattttatctctactttGAATTTTGTTGCATTTATCCTCGTTTTACAACaatatgaaaattatcttttgaagagataaaaaaaactctaatttctctaatttaattattaattattaaatttattttaaaaagtaactttaagttttaaaatttatactaaaataatccgttcaaaaaataattcaatatattgaccaaattaaatttcttttcttatttctctatTCCAACTTCACAATGActcctttcatttttaattactCACTTTGtcaaatttttggaattttctctatttattccttttatttttattaatattaataaaggttaaaattgaatatttgtcACATGGCCAAATTTACCCTTTTCAAATATGTTCATAATTTCTTTGttcaaattctatatatttggtttttgaattttgaagcaatatctatatttttttaaaagaaaatttgaattttatttatttgattgtttttaatttgttcaACCTATTATAATCAATTCGAGGAAATTGTGGGCTCCAATCAAGCCCAATACAACTTAACTTGCCTTATGGAACGAACTTGGGATGCGCTCATACTTACAACCCCAAGGCCTAGTCcttttaagaataaatattaAGCACATTGGGctactttttaaaatagtttaggCCGGACTTTTTTTTCGAGAATAGTTTTCTGTTCttcagaataaataaataaaaaacacatttggtaACTAGAaactattttcttatttattttcttaagaacgtaaaatagaatgtttttagataacacttttagttattttatattattttcacttgttttttatgattgttttaaaaaataattatacaagcatgtagagtgattaaaaataaagtattgaatacttttattttataaaacatcataatacaattttcaaaaactatttttcaaaattatttttgaaaacagttaccaaacagagccttagaatttgtttttcaaattttcaaaaactacaggcattttaacaataaaaaataattcacagCCTAGTGTCCATTTgatatatttcttgttttttatttttaaataaaataaaaatctatcttatctctcaaaaaaataaagaggtgtaaaatttgaaataataaatttttttaaataatttgtaaaatgattacttttttaatacatgcttttaaaagtttttgtatCTTATAAGAAGTAATATCTAAACAAAcgcttagagtgtgtttgacacttaattgaaatatttcattcgaaaatatttttaggaaaaataaactttaatatGCTTCTTAAGAATTTAAGAATGCGAGaatgtgtttgacagtgattttaaaaagtgtttccaatatttttattgtctggaaaataaaaaattttaagtgttaaaaaaattataaatattttctacaatcattatcaaatgcattttaatcttactaaataaatatttttctttaaaatattttttaagttaaaaatgttttgttaaaaatgtttttttaaaaacgtCTTTCAACAAACtcttaaatatatattgatttatttttaaaaacaaaaattgtgtTTAACTTCCCATTTTGTTgagattgattttattaaataagcATGATCattgaaattaagaataattttgatatttttaaattttttaattaattattttttgttggggGTGGGGGGGTTCATGTGGCCTATTTTggtaaaattgttttctttaaaaaccccttaaaaatatttaagaaaaaattgtttcacTTCCGATGATGACTCAAAAACTTTTGTTACTTTTTAGGATGACACTTTTTGAAAAGACTATCATACATTCGTGATGCTTtctataaaaacaaatgaatttcCCGGAAGGAGCTGCTTTCACTTCTGTGGGAGTGTGGAAGTATCTCTTCCACAAAAGCCAAAGAAAAAGGCAGCATCATATGAATGCATTTCCATGGATTCACTCTGATTTGTAGCATTCTCTGAAATTTCCTTCTCCTCTTTCTTCAGCAAGGCACCATGAATATTTAGATGTACATGGGATCCTGCAAATTTTCCTGGAAAACCATATTCCTTCATTTCTTCTCAATCATGTAGCAGTGAATACACCACCCATACACCATGGAGTCTATCTTGTTTGTCACCTTCACAGCTGCCACCATTCTCATTCTACTTCCCAATGACCATGCCAACAGAAACCCAGTACAAAAAATCATCTTCAAGGGCCTCCCATCAGCCTTTCATGCCTTTGTGTTATCCATCATGTTTGCCTTCTCCGCTGCATTTGCAGCCACTCTGCTGATCCACAAGATTCCCCAGATTGCAAGGCTTTGCAAATTGTGTTCCCTGGCTTCCATGGTGTCGGCTTTCGGGATACTGATTTGGGCCATCTCTAATTCCTGGGCAGATATGGTGAATGGTACAGCATGCTCAGGATGAAGACATTAAGGGAGGATCACCTGCTTTGTTTCATTTGTACAAATTGAAATGAATAATGAAATGAGAGGATTTATATTTATCATGAACAAATGAAGGTCTCACAGTTTTAATTTGACCCACTATGCAAATCTTGATCCATGCTGATATCCCCAGCCAAAAACCTGTAAAATTTTCCATTGACTTCAATGGTACTACCCCCAGCAGTTTTAGCAATCCCCGATTCGTTCATCCTCTCCCTCCATCTATTGGCTTCTTTCCGTTGGCCACATGATGCATACAAGTTCACAAACATCATAAACTCTCCATCACTCACATGATGAGCCTTGGAAGTAATCAAGTTTATCACCTTCTCTCCAGTCTCAAGATCCTGATGAATCACACAGGCACCAAGCAAGGCACCCAAGATGCTTTCTCCGGGTTCAAAAGGCATGGCTTCTATGAGCTGAAATGCAGGGTCGAGAAATCCAGCTCTACCCAGAAGATCAACCATGCAGCCATAATGCTCTAACTTGGGTGGAAGGCCAAACTCCTTTTCCATGCAGTCGAACAACCGGCAACCCTCTTGGACCAAGCTACCATGACTACAGGCACTGAGAAGTCCAATGAAGGTGATTTCATCAGGCCTTATACCATTATCCCGCATTTTGTCTAAGAGTTTGACAGCAGCATGACCATAGCCATGAAGAGCGAGTCCGGAGATGATGGCATTCCAACAATAAATATCCTTTACTTGAGACTTATAGAACACCTCTAGTGACCTCTGTATGGTTCCACACTTTGCATACATATCGATTAATGATGTGGCTACATGGGGACTTGATGCCAGCCGATGATCCTGAGCATATACGTGCATCTCAGTGCCTTTTCCCAGCCACCCTAAATGGGCACAAGCAGATAGAACAAGAGTAACGGTCAGATGGTCAGCCTCATGGTTTCCGGCTTTCATCTCATCAAATAAATCAACAGCCTCAGCATAAAGTTGGGCATGTAAGTAGCCAGAAATCATTGTGTTCCATGTAATGACGTTTTTCTTAGGCATTACATCAAACAAGTTCCGGGCATTACCCATATCGCCAACATTGGTACATGCCAGAATCATTGAGTTCCATGACACGATGTCCTTAGCATGAATTCTATCAAAGATGCTTCTGGCAGCCgcttttcttcctatttttgcATACCCAGAAATCATGATATTAAAAGATGCAAGGTCCTTCAGAGGCATATTATCAAACAGTTTCATGGCATTATCCATCTGACCACAAGAAGCATATGCAGCTAACATGGAATTCCAAACAACTACATCTTTCACACCTATCTCCTCAAACACCTTAGTGGCATGATCAATGGCCCCAAAGGCCGAGTACATGTCCAACAGAGCCGTCCCCACAAAACAATG
Coding sequences:
- the LOC117912485 gene encoding pentatricopeptide repeat-containing protein At3g29230-like, whose translation is MPKWILYSLMALFHCSFLYSLSSVDSGLQRWNRVIKRRVGQGNPDQAILAYVEMKRVGFHADNFTFPVLLKAASSLSSCCIGFALHGQAMKTGFSGHCFVGTALLDMYSAFGAIDHATKVFEEIGVKDVVVWNSMLAAYASCGQMDNAMKLFDNMPLKDLASFNIMISGYAKIGRKAAARSIFDRIHAKDIVSWNSMILACTNVGDMGNARNLFDVMPKKNVITWNTMISGYLHAQLYAEAVDLFDEMKAGNHEADHLTVTLVLSACAHLGWLGKGTEMHVYAQDHRLASSPHVATSLIDMYAKCGTIQRSLEVFYKSQVKDIYCWNAIISGLALHGYGHAAVKLLDKMRDNGIRPDEITFIGLLSACSHGSLVQEGCRLFDCMEKEFGLPPKLEHYGCMVDLLGRAGFLDPAFQLIEAMPFEPGESILGALLGACVIHQDLETGEKVINLITSKAHHVSDGEFMMFVNLYASCGQRKEANRWRERMNESGIAKTAGGSTIEVNGKFYRFLAGDISMDQDLHSGSN